In Gemmatimonadota bacterium, the sequence AGCCATGACTCTCTTGAAGGAGCCTCCGGGCTCGCTTCCCATCGTACAGGCTCTCCCCTGGTCGAGGGTCCGCTCGAGTCTCCAACAATGGGGTGTCGAGGGACGCCCGCGGGAGCGGGCCACGCCTCCGAGTGGTGCTAGGATCGGGCTACGCGGTGCCCGTCAGCCGGCAGTCGCTCTTTGACAATCGTGGTACCCTGCTCCATCGTGTGCCCGGGCCCACCGGGGATCCGCGTTGTGAGCCGAGGCGGGCCTCAGTGCGGCCTCCGACAAAACACCTGATCGCGGGCTGGTCCACCTCCCACTCGTCCGGGGCGCCTACCGGCGCTGATCCGATAACCCACGCGACGGGCGCCTAGCGCGCCGCGTCCGACGTGACACGCGATCGCGCTGGGAGCATCGCAGAGCGGGAGACTGGGTGGCGGCGGGTCCCCCTGGCGCTGCTCACGAATGAACGACAGCCGCCGGGCTGAACCCGCCCCTCTCGAAGCGCGCGAGCAGGTCACTGTAGGTCACCTTGTCACGAGCCACCACCTCAATCTGGCCGTGGTGAGATAGGAAGGCGTAAAACGCCCCGATGACGGGAACGTAGAATGCGTCCCATTGGAACAGGAGCGCGACAGCTAGCGCCGCGTGGGCTTCGATAAACTCGGATCGGTGGAATACGTGTGCCGGTGATGTTCGTACCGGGCCCGCACCCTGCGCCGATTGTCGCAATGAGTTCAGAAGTAGATGGCCAACGCGCTCTGTGGTCTCGCTCCAAATATCCCAATCCTGAAGCCAGAGAAGGCCGCCTTGGAACGCGGTTTCATCGTCCCCCGGAACCGCCGTCATGGCCAGCGCGTAGCCCAACCCGACGACTTCGGTCGCCGAACCGGCTACTGCAAGGCGAAGCCGATAGGACTCGCCTCCGGGAAACCCGATGCGTGTGCTGGGAAGCTCGTTGACAGGCTGAAGCCCACGCTCGGCACACCAGCGGATCGCCTGTTCGTCGGAAAGGAGTTCCATTTCGGTTCCTATCAGGGTGCAGGTATTGCGTTAGTCGCGGGGACGGCGATTCTCAGGAGAGTCCGGACAATCAAGTAGGCAGTCGCGGCTGCACCGACTGCGTCTACCTGATTCTTCGTGGGCCACTGCTGCGGGCCGTAGATCGGTGTACCATCGTGATCGCCGATTTCGGTGCCGTCCGGGTTGAAGCGCCGGGTGTTATTCCGCCCGCCCATGCCCTTGACGTCCCAGTGTCCCTCAGGGTCCCAGCTTGCACTGGGCTGTTCGCCTTTCTCGCTCGGGACCGGTGTCTTCGGTCCCCACTTCGTCCGCTTCCCCGAACCCGCTTTCACTTCCCAGGAGTTCGGCTTGCCATCCTTCCCGTCCGGTACCGGGATCGGAGGTCCGCCAGCCGGCTCGGGACATGGAACGGTATTACCGTTGGCATCCTTACAAGGAGTGAGACCAAACGGATCGGTATAGGCTAGACATCTATTCCCGCTTGACGCCTCCCTGAGGCCCGCGCTGTCTTCGGTGGCTCCTCCGCCCCCTCACCCCGGAGCCACCCCATGACCCCCGATGAGAAGCAGGCCTACGCCCGCCAGTTCCCCGTGCATGTCGGGGTCGACACTGCCAAGCAGTTCCACGTCCTGGTGGCCCAGGGCCCTGACGGACGCCGCTCCAAGCCCTTCAAGGTAATTGTCTGCCGGGCCGGCTTCGCGGCCACCCACGCGCACCTGCAGGACCTCTTCCCGGGGCTCACCCCCGCCCAGATGCTGGTCGGCTTGGAGTTCGCCGGCCACCACGGCTTCACCTTCGCCCGGTTCCTGGCTGACCGGGGCTACCCCCGTGGTCAATGTGCTCCCGGCCCACACCAATCGGTCCAAGGAGCTGGAGGACAACAGCCCCTTGAAGACCGACGCCAAGGATGCCGCCCAGATCGCCAAGCTGGTCGGGATGGGCATCTTCGTCCGCTTCCCGTTCCTGACGACGCCCTACGTCGAGCTCCGGCTCCTGTCCGTCCAGCGGCACCGGCTCACCGTCGAAGCCACCCGGTTCAGGAACCGGCTGCAGGGTGTCCTCGATCTGGCGTGGCCCGAGTTCCTCGGGCAGTTCAGCGGGCTCCACAAGCGGACCCCGCTCGCGATCCTGGCGCGCTGGCCATTGCCGCAGGAGTTCGCCGCCGCCACACCCCAGGCCGTCTGGCGGCACATCCACGCCGCGTCCCGGGGTCACGTCTCCAAGGAGCGGGTGGCGACGCTGATCGCTTCGGCGAAGGAGACCATCGCGCTGACCCAGGCCACGCCGGAGCGGCGGCTGGAGATCACCAAGCTCCTCGCTCGCTGGGCGCTGGTCCGGGAGCAACTGGCCGTGGTCGAGGC encodes:
- a CDS encoding transposase, whose product is MVNVLPAHTNRSKELEDNSPLKTDAKDAAQIAKLVGMGIFVRFPFLTTPYVELRLLSVQRHRLTVEATRFRNRLQGVLDLAWPEFLGQFSGLHKRTPLAILARWPLPQEFAAATPQAVWRHIHAASRGHVSKERVATLIASAKETIALTQATPERRLEITKLLARWALVREQLAVVEARIVALVDQCPEARVLLSVPEISAACAATIVAELGTPADFQHPRQVLKLAGMNLTGRQSGQTEAAGASPSGAGRCSGGSSSCWPAAGASPGACTGPSTRRCGPGASRGPRPCALWPGSWCRCCSGSCRPGSRSTRAVGVGIATKWPRSGAMPSRRCR